CTCACACAAGCACTTTACTTCCTATCACACTTTATGGGAGACATTCACCAGGTATGCATCATATTTTCCCTAGGTGAAACTCACACACCTACAATCGGTGATTTTCATATGAAATTGATAATTGAGAACTAAGTCTACGTGAATctttacttttaaatttaactctcagtttcatttttttcacatattaaaaaaatcaatttattaattaaaaaagaataagaatcgtgtatttttttttttcatctggATTTGCAATATGGTTGATAAACTTAATCATTCTCTGTACACGCTAAATCTGCAGCCTCTGCATTGTGGATTTACCACTGACAGGGGAGGAAACGATATAACTGTTCACTGGTACACAAGGAAGCAAAATCTTCACCATGTGAGTCTCTTTGATTTCGGACTTTAgtcaattaattataaaattctaTGATCTATTCACTCTCCAATGTCTAATTGTTCAGATCTGGGACGACAGCATAATTGAAACAGAAGTTGAAAGGTTCTATGATTCTAACATTACTGACTTCGTTAATGCAATTCAACAGAACATTAAGGTATTCAATTCTATGCTACAACTTTGTTATCAATTTATCATCAATCTTAGTAGATTGACTTCGTTAATATTTTACTTTAATAACTTTTGTTTTTGGGTCATAACGAACAGAATGAATGGGCGGATCAAATTGAAGATTGGGAGAACTGCAGTGCTACGGATATCCCATGTCCAACTACGTAtgtaaattatttaattttctgttgAAAATTATACAACTCCGCCAAGACTCCATTTTTATTCCCTAAAAGATAGAATTaattgaaatatttttcttgtttttcagatatgCGTCTGAAAGTGTGGATGATGCTTGCAAATGGGCATACAAAGATGCCGAAGAGGGTTCAGTATTAGAAGGTAagcatcatatcttttgaatttaaaatttatttattacaaaacttttttattttgtaaaaaaatctttttctaaaaagtaaaaattgtagttttttttttaaaaagaaattttttattttatgtttttaggCTATTCTACTTTTACTAAACTATTATCAAATGATGCTAAAAATctcaattttttaattcaaaatctttttaactaaaataacGACATCGAAACAAGCATctaggagttttgatttgatatattattataatttattattggtGAATTCTATAGTGTTTATAATTTGGTATCTAATTTTTACCTAACTTACTTTTTATGGcaatttttgaatatttaatatttatttatttttatacttttaaaattaaatattaatttttaactctttttgATAAGTTAGGTAAACACTTTTTAAGCACCATAACAATCACCTTTATTATTTTCCTCTCACGAAATCGCAAAAATGTTATTATATGCAGATGATTACTTCCTTTCACGGTACCCAATCGTCAATTTGAGGTTAGCTCAAGCAGGAGTACGGTTGGCTGCAACTCTCAACCAAATTCTTGACCAAGAGTTAGTGATGTCGATGTAATTCATTGATTGGCTGCAACTCTTGTTTGATGCCGTAGTAGGCTCGTTCCGCACGCAAGTCACTTTTCTATTTTATGCGAATGGCAGTAGCGAATAAAggaaaaataaacataaaaaagatCAGGAGGAGGAGAGAATAATGTTAAGCCAAGCCATTAGAATGCTTGAAGGCACTCATAGGTTCTGAGTTCCTTGCATTGTTTTCATATCAAATAAGAGTAATGCTAGGTAACATTATATCAAATAGGCAagtcactttttattttatgcGTATCATATGTAATATTTTAtgaattattgaattttattagataaaaattaaaagatattataaaagaaaaataattaataacgatctttaataaatataaaatatattaacacataaataagaaatattttgtaatattttaaataggataagttaccaaaattattcttaatttttgaatacTCTAACAAAAATACTTATACCTTTGTTAAGACAAAAGTATTTTAAAACATCATAAAAAAATccaatattaaatatatattctcaaAAAGTATTTTAGACATATAcggaaaaaaatatttttgatatttttatccttaaaatttaataattttatgctaagtatattttttttgtatttctttttttaatagtcaagaatacttttaaaaaataaaaaaatctagagatcgaatttttatcattttttgtaTGACATttctaaataattataaaaatatttctacaaaattttagattaaatacataaataatttgtcaaatacaaaaattatttttcatttataagatactaatattttttttgttgtttttgtggcactttataatattttattatttttaggaCATCTTAGTTGTTAATTTAATAAAAGTGGATATAGTATATTTTGTCAAGGTATTCAGCAATCAAGAGCAATTATAGGAGTGTATCCTTTTAAAATTACAAGTGTAACATTTTAAACAAGGTTGagctttctttacttttttcCAATTATTTCTTTAAAAGGGTTCTGGAAACGGAAAGGTagagcttttttttttcattaaaaaattggttttcctttatactttaaaaaaaaatagaaaataaggacattattgttatcactatttttcttctatcaagttaaaatttaatataaaataatctaattatctatgtagtaatataaaatttaattattttatattttatatgttgtAATTAAAGCTTACAtgataatataaatttatttttaatataataaatctTTCACTGCATAATTTTAGTGAATAAaaagatttataattttatatgcTCTGTATTTATTATAACtatattaaacaaaaataaaatataattatttattatgtattaaCATATTCTATGTTTATTAAATTCAGCAATAttcttcatttattttattttttaatgttcgTTTAATAAAATTGTTTGTGCAAGTGGCACATCTAATGCACTATAATTGTTTTGGCTAATTATAAACGCacttttgtaacaaaatttaaGTATTAGC
The genomic region above belongs to Arachis stenosperma cultivar V10309 chromosome 5, arast.V10309.gnm1.PFL2, whole genome shotgun sequence and contains:
- the LOC130982015 gene encoding endonuclease 2-like, coding for MGSYRIQLVVGIVSSLLFVFPSTQGWGEDGHAIVCKIAQGRLNSRAAAAVKKLLPADAGNDLSSKCSWADHVRFIYTWSSPLHFADTPDALCTFNNQRDCVDQATGTRGRCVVAAIANYTTQLLDYGSVPKSKYNLTQALYFLSHFMGDIHQPLHCGFTTDRGGNDITVHWYTRKQNLHHIWDDSIIETEVERFYDSNITDFVNAIQQNIKNEWADQIEDWENCSATDIPCPTTYASESVDDACKWAYKDAEEGSVLEDDYFLSRYPIVNLRLAQAGVRLAATLNQILDQELVMSM